AAAAATTATCATCATTTGGTTTGTTTTTTAAAACTGTTGAAGGAGTTGCTGTTGAGTAAGAAATTTCTAAAGGACTAAAAATATTAGCCGAAAAAACACTTGGAATGTAAGTTGCAGCAGCAACAGAAAGTCCAAGTAATGCAACGCTAATTATTTTTTTTCTTTTTGATAAATAAAGTACCATGATATCTCCTTTTGCAAATTACTTTGTTTTACTTATTCAAGTTAAATTATAGCATAAATTATAATATAAATTGTAAAAATAGGTACTAAAAAAATCTTAAAAAAAATAGGCTAATTTTTTCAGTTTTGCTTTGATAAATATTGGTGAATTTTTTCAACATAATCAGTCTTTTCAAAACTAAGATTAAGATCATCGCGCCCAAAATGTCCATAAACAGCAAGATTTTGGTAAATTGGCTTTGACAATCCAAGTTGACTAACTAAATTAGCAAGTCGAAGATCAAAAACATCTCTAATAATTTGACTAATTTGATCTGTGCTAAATTTAGGGTTTTTAACATAAGTAATATTAACTAAATCAGGAAATTCAGAGCCAATTTGGTATGAGAGTTGAATTTCAATTTCATCTGCTAAATTAGCGGCAACTAGATTTTTTGCAATATAACGGGCAATATAAGCCCCACTTCGATCAACTTTTGTATAGTCTTTTCCACTAAAAGCTCCACCGCCATGGTGAGCTGCATCTCCGTAGGAATCAATAATTATTTTTCGCCCAGTAAGACCACTATCACCAATTGGGCCTCCGATTGTAAATTCACCAGCTTGATTAATGAAACTTTTAAAATCAGAGTTTAGATCATAGTCTTTGGCAGTTGGTATCATAATTTTATTTAATACAAAATCGCGGAAGCGGTTTTGGTCATAATTTTTTAAATGCTGAATTGACATTAACATTTTAGTTATTTTTGGCTGGTTGTTTTGATCATAAACAACTTCAACTTGAGATTTCATGTCAGCAAGGGCTTCTAAAAACTGACCATTTTTACGGTAAAATTCAGCTTTTTGAACCAAAGAGTGGGCAAGACTTTGACCAAGAGGCATAAAATTTTTAGTCTCATTAGTGGCAAAACCATAAACAATCGACTGATCACCAGCGCCAAGGCTATTTTGAGAACGATTTACAAGACTAGAAATTTCCTTTGACTGGTTATTTACATTAGAAATTATTGTAAAATCATTTTCGGTATAGCCAATTTCAAACAAAATTTCCCAAGCAGTTCTGATAAAATCAACATAGCCAGTAGTCGAAATTTCACCGCCGATAATAATAAGTCGATTTGAAGCCATCACTTCAATTGCAACCCGCGAGTTTTCATCTTGAGCTAAAAGTTTGTCAAGAATTGAGTCAGCAATTTGGTCACAAATTTTATCAGGATGACCTTTTCCAACAGATTCTGCGACTGAAATTTTTGATATTTTCATTTTTTTCCTTTGGTTTTAAAATTAATAGCTAAAAATTAGGCAGTTTTTTGTTTTGCTTGCAGAAATTCTTCAAAAGAGAGAGATTTTTGGCGTTTTGTTGTCAGTTTTCCGTTATTTATTTTGATAATTAAATCGGCCAGAGGTTCCATTTGGGGATCATGAGAAACCATGACAATTGTTGTTTTATATTTTTTATTAATATATTTAAGAATTCTTAAAACAATATTTGTGTTATTTTCATCAAGAGCACCAGTTGGCTCATCGGCAAAAATTATTTTTGCATTTTTAACAAGCGCTCTTAATATTGAAATTCGCTGTTGTTGACCACCGGACATTTGTGATGGGAATTTAAATTTTATATCATCTAGTTCAAATTCAGAAAATAAATCCTGGATGTCTAAAAGTTTTGTTTTATCACCTTGAAGATAAGCCCCAACTTGAACATTATCATATCCATTTATATTTCCTAGAAGATTATATGATTGAAAAATAAATGAAACTTTTTGACGACGGAATTTTGTAAGCTCTGAATTTTTAAGATAGGCTAAATTAACCGAGTCAACAATTATATCACCCTCAGTTGCCCTATCAAGACCTGACATTAAATTCAATATTGTTGACTTTCCTGATCCGGATTTACCATTTAAAATAGCAAAATCACCCTCGGCGATACTAAAACTAATATCTGCAAAAACTTTTGTAACAACAGAGCCAAAAAGATAATATTTTGATACATTTTTAAAATCTATTATCGAACCAGGTAAGTTAGCATCTTGAATTTTACCAACTTTAACTCGTGGAGTATCATTTGCTCAGCGAATTAATTTTAATTGCTTTGCTGATAAATTTTCTGACTCAGTTTCTTTAATTATTTTTAAGGCTTTTGTTTGTCTTTCAACTTTTTTTGCCTTTGAAAAAAAACTTAATGACATATTTACTCCTGTATTGCTAGTTCAACTAATTTTTATAATATAATTTAATGTAATTTAACTTTTACATTAAAGGTTAAATTATAATACAAAAGTTAAATTTTAAAATATTTTTTAAAATTTAATGCAAAAAAATAAATGCTATTGAACTAAGTTGGAAAAAATGAATTTTACAAGAGTAAAAAAAAAAAAAAAAACATGCCAGGAACAAAACTAATTCTTAATTTTTAATTCTTAATCTGGCAAGATAATTAATTACTATTATTATACCAGAAAATTTAAAATTTACTAATAATTTTTTTTCTTTTTTTTAATTGCTTTTTAAGGTAAAATTTAGTTAATTAATTTAGTTAATTAAATATCATAAATAGCAAATAAAAACAAAATGGAGGCAAAAATGGCAGAGGTCTTATATATAAAGTCACATTTAAATCAAAATTCAACTTCTAACAATGTTGCAAAACTTTTTATTGAACATTATAAAGAGCAAAATCCTAATGCAATTATTAGTGAATTTGATCTTAATGATTATAAAGTCGGACAAGTTTCCCTAAATTCAGAAAATTTTTCAAGCTTTTGAAAAGAAGTTGATGCTGATTTTTGAATTGAAAAACTAAAACAAACCAAAAAAGTAATTATTTCATCACCGATAATAAATTGAGGCTATTCAGCCCAAATTAAAAATTTTTTTGATGCAGTTTGTCTTGCTGATCGTACATTTTCTTATAAATATTCAAAAAAAGGTGGAGCAATTGGTCTTCTTGATAATATTGAAAATGTCCAAATTATATTAAGTTCGCATTCAAAACAAGAAGAACTACCAAGTCCAAATCCAGCTGAGACAATCATTGGTACTTTTAATTTTCTTGGTGCTAAAAAAATTAATAATCCACTTATTATTGAACAGTCTTATAAATATAAAGAAAATGGTTTTGATGAGAGTCTTGTAAGTCAAATCAAAGAGACAGCTAAAAGTTTTTAAAAAAAATAAAAATAGGAAAATTATGAATATTCTAGTTTTAAAGTCATCAGTTAATGAAAAAAAAGGATCATATTCTTCGACTCTTTCAGATCTTTTCGTTAAATTTTACCGCGAATTTAATCCTCAGGATCAAATTGAAGTTCTTGATCTAAATAAATTCGATATTGCTAACATTAATTTAACAGAAAAAAATTTTGAAGATGGTAGTTTTTACCAAAAAGCACAAGCAGAGTTTTGAATTGGTAAATTAAAAAAGGTAGATAAAGTTGTTTTTTCAACTTCAATGACAAATTTTAACTATTCAGCCACAACCAAAAACTTTTTTGATGCAATTACAATCCCAAATCAAACCTTTAGTCTCAATAAAGAAACTGGCGAATATCACGGATTATTAGATAATATCAAAAATGTACAAATTCTTACAGCCCAAGGAGCCCCAATTGGTTGATATCCATTTGGAAATCATACTGCCTTAATTAAACAAATTTTTGAATTTTTAGGTGCTAAAATTGTCTCAAGCCCTTTTGTTCTTGCGGGAACAAAAGTAGCGCCGGCAAATCAACTATCAATTAGCGATTTTGTTGAGCAACATCGCGATGAAATTAAAAAATTAGCGCAAAATTTTTAAAATATAGAAAAACAAGTATAATTTTATAATTGCTTAAAAAAAATTATAAGGACTAACATGAAAAAAAATATCCATCCTGTTCAACACGATTTAGCTCTAACTTGTTCAACTTGTAATTCAGAATTTACTATTAAAACAGTAGTTGATAAATTTACAATTGATATTTGTTCTGGTTGTCATCCTCAGTTTACTGGCGATAGATCACTTAGTCGAACTACCGGAAGAATTGAAAGATTTCGCCGAATGGCAGCAAAAGCGCAAAAAAATCCTGTAAAAAAATAGTTAATAATTTTAAATATGATTACAAAATTAAATAAATTACAAGCAAATCTAACTGTTTTGTATACTAATTTGAAAAATTTTCATTGAAACCTACAAGATGTAGATTTTTTAGTTATTCATAAATATACAGACAAATTAGCAAAAAAAACAATTGAATTTGTTGACGAAGTCGCTGAAAAAATCCGTTCATTAGGACAAGTTGCAATTTCAAGTTTTGATGAAATTAGTCAAAATTCAGATTTAGAAATATTTAATTCAAAAATTTGAACTTCTGATATAGTTCTTGAAAAAATTGGCAAACAAATCAAGCTAATTCTTGAAGTTTGCAAAAATATCCAACAAGACGAGTCAAATTTTGAAATTCAACATTTAATTTTCCCGTTAATTGATGAACTTGTTCTTTACTATCATAAAGAACTTTGAATAATTCATGCACAAAAATCAAATAATTAATCTTATTTATGATTCAGAACCGATAAGAATTGATGTTTTAGTTGCTAAATTGACTAATTCTTCACGGGCTATTGCTCAAAATTTAATTTTAAATAAAAAAGTGTTAATTGATAATATTGCAACTTCTAAAAAAAATTTACTTGTAAAATCAGGCCAAAGTATTATGATCATAAATGATTATACAAGTCCACAACCATCATTAAAAGCTGCTAAAATTGATTTTGAAATTATTTTTGAAGATGAAGATATTCTTTTAATCAATAAGCCAAAAAATTTAGTTGTTCATCCTGGTGTTGGTAATTGAGACGGAACACTTGTAAATGGAGTTATTAATTTTTTAAAAAATAATCTCAGTGATCTTGATAAAGTTCGACCAGGAATTATCCATCGACTTGATAAAGATACAAGCGGTCTTATTTTAGTAGCTAAAAATGCAAAATCCCATTCATATTTTACCGATCAATTGGCAAAAAGGGAAATTCAAAGATTTTATAAAGCAATAGTAGTTGGAAAAATACCTCATAAATTTATTAAAATAAATTTGCCAATTGCTCGTGATTCTAAAAATCCGTTAAAAAAGACAGTTAGTTATTTTAATTCCAAACAAGCAATAACTAATGTTGAATTAATTAAGCATTTTGTTTATAAAAACCAAAATTTTAGCCTAATAAAATGCCAACTTGAGACTGGCAGAACTCACCAAATTCGCTTACATCTTGCTCATATAGGTTTTCCAGTTTATGGCGATCCAATTTATGGAACTAAGGTTGATAATTTAGGCCAAAGATTGCATGCTTACAAATTAATTTTTAGACATATTGACGGAAAAGAACTTGAATTTAGCACTGATTTACCAAAGGAATTTATGATCGCTTTTAATGAAAAAATCTAAAATTTTAGTGTTTTAGATTTATTCATTAACAAAAGAAACAAACAAAAAGTTAAAGCAAAAATTTACTATATATCCCTATTATATAGTAAATTTTTTTA
Above is a window of Mesomycoplasma ovipneumoniae DNA encoding:
- a CDS encoding Dps family protein — translated: MITKLNKLQANLTVLYTNLKNFHWNLQDVDFLVIHKYTDKLAKKTIEFVDEVAEKIRSLGQVAISSFDEISQNSDLEIFNSKIWTSDIVLEKIGKQIKLILEVCKNIQQDESNFEIQHLIFPLIDELVLYYHKELWIIHAQKSNN
- a CDS encoding FMN-dependent NADH-azoreductase; its protein translation is MAEVLYIKSHLNQNSTSNNVAKLFIEHYKEQNPNAIISEFDLNDYKVGQVSLNSENFSSFWKEVDADFWIEKLKQTKKVIISSPIINWGYSAQIKNFFDAVCLADRTFSYKYSKKGGAIGLLDNIENVQIILSSHSKQEELPSPNPAETIIGTFNFLGAKKINNPLIIEQSYKYKENGFDESLVSQIKETAKSF
- a CDS encoding FMN-dependent NADH-azoreductase produces the protein MNILVLKSSVNEKKGSYSSTLSDLFVKFYREFNPQDQIEVLDLNKFDIANINLTEKNFEDGSFYQKAQAEFWIGKLKKVDKVVFSTSMTNFNYSATTKNFFDAITIPNQTFSLNKETGEYHGLLDNIKNVQILTAQGAPIGWYPFGNHTALIKQIFEFLGAKIVSSPFVLAGTKVAPANQLSISDFVEQHRDEIKKLAQNF
- the rpmE gene encoding 50S ribosomal protein L31, with the translated sequence MKKNIHPVQHDLALTCSTCNSEFTIKTVVDKFTIDICSGCHPQFTGDRSLSRTTGRIERFRRMAAKAQKNPVKK
- the metK gene encoding methionine adenosyltransferase, which translates into the protein MKISKISVAESVGKGHPDKICDQIADSILDKLLAQDENSRVAIEVMASNRLIIIGGEISTTGYVDFIRTAWEILFEIGYTENDFTIISNVNNQSKEISSLVNRSQNSLGAGDQSIVYGFATNETKNFMPLGQSLAHSLVQKAEFYRKNGQFLEALADMKSQVEVVYDQNNQPKITKMLMSIQHLKNYDQNRFRDFVLNKIMIPTAKDYDLNSDFKSFINQAGEFTIGGPIGDSGLTGRKIIIDSYGDAAHHGGGAFSGKDYTKVDRSGAYIARYIAKNLVAANLADEIEIQLSYQIGSEFPDLVNITYVKNPKFSTDQISQIIRDVFDLRLANLVSQLGLSKPIYQNLAVYGHFGRDDLNLSFEKTDYVEKIHQYLSKQNWKN
- a CDS encoding ABC transporter ATP-binding protein — translated: MSLSFFSKAKKVERQTKALKIIKETESENLSAKQLKLIRWANDTPRVKVGKIQDANLPGSIIDFKNVSKYYLFGSVVTKVFADISFSIAEGDFAILNGKSGSGKSTILNLMSGLDRATEGDIIVDSVNLAYLKNSELTKFRRQKVSFIFQSYNLLGNINGYDNVQVGAYLQGDKTKLLDIQDLFSEFELDDIKFKFPSQMSGGQQQRISILRALVKNAKIIFADEPTGALDENNTNIVLRILKYINKKYKTTIVMVSHDPQMEPLADLIIKINNGKLTTKRQKSLSFEEFLQAKQKTA
- a CDS encoding RluA family pseudouridine synthase, with translation MHKNQIINLIYDSEPIRIDVLVAKLTNSSRAIAQNLILNKKVLIDNIATSKKNLLVKSGQSIMIINDYTSPQPSLKAAKIDFEIIFEDEDILLINKPKNLVVHPGVGNWDGTLVNGVINFLKNNLSDLDKVRPGIIHRLDKDTSGLILVAKNAKSHSYFTDQLAKREIQRFYKAIVVGKIPHKFIKINLPIARDSKNPLKKTVSYFNSKQAITNVELIKHFVYKNQNFSLIKCQLETGRTHQIRLHLAHIGFPVYGDPIYGTKVDNLGQRLHAYKLIFRHIDGKELEFSTDLPKEFMIAFNEKI